TTTCAGCTACGATATTACGCTGGATTACCTTAATCTTTCTGCTTAAAAACCAGCTGACAAAACTGATCACCGGGATAGCCAGAAAGTAAATAACAGTCACTTTATAACTCACGGATACCGAATAGACAATCACAAAGATCATCCCGATCAGACTGACAAACAGAATACTGATAAAAGAGGTTATAAATTTCTCACTGTCCAGTCTCACTTTCTGAAGAATACCCAGCGTCTCTCCGCTACGCTGATCTTCAAAGACCTGATATGGAAGTTCAAGGGAATGTTTCAGCCCGTCAGCATACATCTCTGCACCTACTTTCTGAACGATAATACTGGTAAAATAATCCTGAAAATTCTTTGCTATACGGGATACCATTGCGGCACCAACACCCAGCCCGATCAGTCCTAATACACCCCAGACAAACTGGTCGCGGTTAAGCACGTCCTTTTTCTCAATGAAATTATCAACGATCCTCCCGGTAATATATGGATCAAGCAGAGAGAAACCTATATTGATGGCGGCCAGCACAAGAGCCAGACAGACTACCCATTTGTAATTTTTAAGATACTGTACTAATAAGTTCATGCAGAAAAAATAGAGAACAAAAATAAACAAAGGGAATATAGCAAAAACCATATTCCCTTTTAATTACTCTTAAATTATATTTGTTGTTTCAGACTTATACAGTCATTACGTCTTTCTCTTTTGCTTCGGCATGTTTATCTACCTTAACAATATAAAGATCCGTCATTTTCTGTACTTCTCCTTCACCTGTCTTGATTTCATCATCAGAAACGCCTTCACCTTTCAATCTTTTGATCTTCTCATTCGCATCTTTACGAATGTTACGAACAGTGATACGACCACGCTCAGCCTCTTCTTTAACCTTTTTTACCAGGTCTTTTCTACGCTCTTCTGTTAATGGAGGAACTACCAGACGGATAACAACACCATCATTCTGTGGGTTGATCCCGATATTCGCTTCCATAATTGCACGCTCAATAGGAACTAACATGTTTTTTTCCCATGGCTGAAGCAGAATAGTACGTGCATCCGGAGTGGTCAAACTTGCCACCTGGCTCAAACCAGTCGGGCTACCATAATAGTCAACCATAATTCCATCCAGCATACCCACTGAAGCTTTACCCGCACGTATTTTAGTCAATTCAGTTTCACAATGAGCAATCGCTTTGTCCATTGTTGCCTGAGCATCTTGTAGTTGTTTCTTTATGAGGTCGTTCATAATTTGTGCTTTTTATCAAAAAAATATATTTGTATTAAATTTAGCCTTTTACCAGTGTGCCAATTTCTTCACCCTGGGCAATTTTCATAAAGTTTCCTGTCTTGTTCATATCGAAAACGATAATAGGAAGCTCATTTTCTTCGCAAAGTGTAAAGGCAGTCATATCCATAACATTTAATCCTTTCGCATAAACTTCTTTGAAAGAGATTTCATTATAGCGGACTGCTGATGGATCTTTTTCAGGATCTGCAGTATAGATGCCATCTACTCTTGTACCTTTCAGTACAACATCTGCCTTAATTTCAATTGCCCGCAGCGCAGCAGCAGAATCTGTAGTGAAGTAAGGATTTCCCGTACCCGCACCAAATATAACAACACGTCCTTTTTCAAGGTGTCTTACCGCTCTTCTGCGGATAAATGGTTCACAGATCTGCTCCATTTTAATTGCTGTAAGTAATCTTGTTTTAAGTCCTACTTTTTCCAGTGCATCCTGTAAAGCCATACTGTTGATTACTGTAGCTAACATTCCCATATAATCAGCCTGTGCGCGATCCATTCCTGATTTCTCTGCACTCAAACCTCTGAAAATATTACCCCCACCTATAACAATTGCAATTTCCAGGCCCTGTGCATGAACAGCTTTAATATCTTCTGCGTATTGCTTAACGCGGTCATTATCAATACCATATTGCTTTTCGCCCATTAGCGATTCTCCGCTTAACTTGAGTAGGATCCTTTTATACTTCATGACTCCAAAAATAACTATTTGTTTTAATTATTAAGCTGAAATGTTTAAACGTTTAATAAACCACCAGCAAAAACCTTTTGTAAGGTCAGATTGTCCGTAATCAGCAATAAATCTGCCACCTTTCCAATGGCAATCTGTCCATAACGATCGTCTATCTTCAAAACTTCCGCCGGGCGCAATGAAGCCATATTTATAGCTGCAGATAGGGGTATATGACAATGTTTAACACAGTTATTCACTGCATCGAGTAAGGTGATATTAGATCCGGATATAGTTCCCTCCGGTGTTACATATCTGGATCCTTCCAGCTGATGTTTATATGGCCCAATTGTACAGGCCGTAACTGCATCCGTTATCAGAAAAAGTCTTTCTGGCATCAGCTTATAAGTCATTTTAATAATCTCCAGATCAACATGTGCTCCATCGGCTATAATACTGGCCATAGCTGTAGGATGATTAAATACAGCTGCGGGCAAACCCGGATTTCTGTGGTGAATAGAAGGCATTGCATTATATAAATGCGTTGTTGTTGTAAAGCCGCTGCCAAAAGCATGATTTGCCTGCTCAAAATCAGCATTGCTATGTCCAAGGGAAAGGACTATACCCTGTTCCAGCAGGTATTCTATTACCGCATCATCTTGTAGTTCATGTGCAATAGTCATCATTTTAACCACCCCATCAGCATCATCCAGTAACCACTTTACTTCTTCAAGGGTTGCTTTATGAACATATTCAAGCGGATGTGCCCCTAATCTTCCGGGATTTAAATAAGGTCCCTCCAGATGCAGGCCTAAAAAAGCCCGGGCCTGTGACTGATAAGCTTTGGCAGCTTCAATAGCCCTTTTAAATGTTTCAAGCGTATTTGTTGCTAAACAAACTAAAAAACCTGTAGTTCCCTTACTGATCAGGTCCTCGTCCATTTGTTTCAGGGTATCTGCTGTGGGATAGGCAGAGAATAAATTCCCACCACTACCGTAGATCTGCAGATCAATAAACCCCGGAGAAAGATAACTTCCCTGACCATCAATTACCTCATATCCGGCAGGTACAGCATCTTTCGTAATGTCCTGAATTACTCCTTCTGCAATTAAAACAGTTGCATCGGTAATCAGCTCCTCATCTTTAAAAAATTTCGAGTTCTTAATGGCTATCATATTTTATTTTTAATACGCTGAAAATTAAAATTCAGCCGATAACTTATTCTAAGCTTCCTTGAGAGCAAAATCCGAGAAACTATATCATTGCTAAATATGGCAAAAAATACAGGGCAAAAAAAAGTCCCTTAAAATAAGGGACCTTTTAATTTATCATGAAGGAACTATGATCCTAATTGAACACGTTTAAATGCTGTAACAGTTAAATCTTTAGCTGTGTCATTTAAAAATTTACGAACGTCTTTAGAAGAATCCTTAACAAATTCCTGGTTTAATAAAGTACTGTCTTTGTAAAACTTGTTCAGTTTACCTGCAGCAATTTTCTCAACCATTTCTTCTGGTTTACCTTCTGCACGGATTTGCTCTTTAGCAATTTCCATTTCACGCTCGATAGTGTGTGTGTCAACATCTGCTTTGTCTAAAGCAACCGGATTCATTGCAGCAATTTGCATCGCTACATCTTTTCCAGCTTCATCAGCACCAGCAACTGCCTGGTTTAAAGCAACCAAAACACCTAAACGGTAGTTACCGTGGATGTAAGGGATAACTTTCTCGCCTGATACTGTTTCAAATTTAGAGATACCAATTTTCTCTCCGATTTTACCAGTATTTTCAACGATGATATCAGAAACTTTCTGACCATCAATTTCAAGAGCTAATAATTCTTCTAAAGTAGCTGGGTTTTTCTCTACAGCTAAATCAGTGAATTTATTTGCTAAAGCGATGAAATCAGCATTTTTAGCTACGAAATCTGTTTCGCAGTTTAATTCAACTACAACACCACGTTTACCGTCAGCTGTAGCTTTTGCGATTACAACACCTTCGTTAGAATCACGATCCTGACGACTTGCTGCAACTTTAGCTCCTTTTTTACGTAAGTAATCAACCGCAGCTTCGAAATCGCCATTGGCCTCTATTAATGCTTTTTTGCAATCCATCATACCGGCACCGGTCTGTTGGCGTAATTTGTTTACATCTGCTGCAGAAATTTGTACTGACATTTTATTTTCTTTTTTAAGTTTTTATCTAAAAAATTATGGGTTGTACATTGCATGTTGTAAGTAAAACCCGCAACGCACAACATACAACCCAAAAATATATTATTTATGCTTCGCTTGTACCTTCTTCAGTTTCAGCATTTTCTTTTCTTGCTCTTCTAGCGCCAGGTGCAGCAGTTTCAGGAGCATCAGCAGCAGTTTTAGCAGCTACAGCTTCTTTTTCAGCTTCATCATCTTTTTCACGTTTACGCTCATCTAAACCTTCTTCAATTGCTTTGATGATAACATCAGTAATTAAAGAGATAGATTTAGTTGCATCATCATTCGCTGGAATAGGGAAATCGATGTTAGAAGGATCAGAGTTAGTATCAACCATTGCGAAAGTTGGAATGTTTAATTTCAACGCTTCGCTAACAGCGATGTGCTCTTTTTTAACGTCAATTAAAAAGATAGCAGCTGGTAAACGGTTTAAATCCGCGATACCACCTAATAGGCTTTCTAATTTAATACGCTCACGCTGGATCATCAAACGCTCTTTCTTAGAAAGAATAGAGTAAGTACCGTCTTTAGTCATTTTATCGATGTTAGACATCTTTTTGATTGACTTACGTACAGTTTGGAAGTTAGTTAACATACCACCTAACCAACGCTCAGTTACGAAAGGCATGTTTACTTTTTTTGCTTGATCAGCAACGATTTCTTTAGCTTGTTTCTTAGTCGCTACAAATAAGATCTTACGACCTGATTTTACGATCTGTTTGATCGCTGAAGCAGCTTCTTCAGTTTTAGTTAAAGTTTTGTTTAAATCTATAATGTGAATTCCATTGCGCTCCATAAAAATATATGGTGCCATTTTTGGATTCCATTTGCGGGTAAGGTGACCAAAGTGTACACCTGCATCCAATAAGTCTTGATATGTTGTTCTTGCCATTGTCTTTGTCCTCCTTGAGATTAACGTTTACTGAATTGGAACTTTTTACGAGCTTTCTTACGTCCTGGTTTCTTACGTTCAACCATACGCATATCACGGGTCATTAACCCTTTAGCACGTAATGCCGGTTTTTTCTCAGCATCTATTTCAACAATAGCTTTAGCAATCGCTAAACGAACAGCTTCTGCCTGGCCTTTAATACCACCTCCTGCTACGTTTACCTGAACATCATACTGACCAGCAAGTTCTGAAACTTCAAAACTTTGGTTTACAATATATTGTAATGGTAATGTAGGGAAATATACTTTGTGATCTTTACTGTTTACAGTAATTGTACCGTTGCCCTCTTTCATGTAGATTCTTGCAACAGCAGTTTTTCTTCTTCCTGAAGTGTTAGTAACTGACATTTCTTTCTTCCTTTAATTAAAGTGTAATGGTTTTTGGTGATTGTGCTGCATGAGGATGCTCAGTACCTGCATAAACAAAAAGGTTAGTGTATAATTTCTTACCTAATTTTGTTTTAGGTAACATACCACGAACTGCTTTTTCTACTACACGCGTAGGATGTTTCGCCAATAACTCTTTTGGAGAGATGAAACGCTGACCACCTGGATATCCAGTATATGAGATATACTGTTTATCATTCATTTTGTTTCCGGTCAACTTAATCTTGTCCGCATTGATAACGATCACATTATCGCCGCAGTCTACGTGTGGGGTGTACTCAGGCTTGTTTTTACCACGGATGATCATTGCGATCTTCGATGACAAGCGCCCCAAAATCTCGCCTTGTGCATCAACAACAATCCACTGTTTGTTAACAGTTTTAGCATTGGCAGAGACAGTTTTGTAACTTAACGTATTCACTTGCTTGTATTTAATTTGTTAAACAATTATTTTTTCTCCCTAGGATTTAGGGACTGCAAAGATAGATTAATATGTTTAATTGTCAAATAGTTAATCACTTTTTTTATTTGTTTTTTGATACAGCCCGGCAAAAAGCTGCAAAATGATAGTAAATGAGAATATTAACCCTGATAAAATGAGCAGAATTGCTGCTGCAGGATAATATTGATAACGAATAGCATCCAGCAACAGCAGAACAGCACCATATCCCATATAAAAAGCATATAATATAGTTATCAGTGCCGCCAGCCACTGGAAAGCTGACCACTGCCTCTGCCGGATTTCCAGATTACGCAGAGCCATCCAGTTAAAGACAATAACAATCAGCAAACCCAAAACGACCAAACGGTTTCCGTTCAGCAGGTAGGCCAGAAAATAAAGGACTGCAAATATCAGGTTCAGATAAGATAAAGCTCCAAGCATGTATATGTTTTTCAAAAACCACGTTTATTATATAAAATTAACAGTTTTCAAGAAC
This portion of the Pedobacter lusitanus genome encodes:
- the frr gene encoding ribosome recycling factor, which codes for MNDLIKKQLQDAQATMDKAIAHCETELTKIRAGKASVGMLDGIMVDYYGSPTGLSQVASLTTPDARTILLQPWEKNMLVPIERAIMEANIGINPQNDGVVIRLVVPPLTEERRKDLVKKVKEEAERGRITVRNIRKDANEKIKRLKGEGVSDDEIKTGEGEVQKMTDLYIVKVDKHAEAKEKDVMTV
- the pyrH gene encoding UMP kinase, coding for MKYKRILLKLSGESLMGEKQYGIDNDRVKQYAEDIKAVHAQGLEIAIVIGGGNIFRGLSAEKSGMDRAQADYMGMLATVINSMALQDALEKVGLKTRLLTAIKMEQICEPFIRRRAVRHLEKGRVVIFGAGTGNPYFTTDSAAALRAIEIKADVVLKGTRVDGIYTADPEKDPSAVRYNEISFKEVYAKGLNVMDMTAFTLCEENELPIIVFDMNKTGNFMKIAQGEEIGTLVKG
- the nagA gene encoding N-acetylglucosamine-6-phosphate deacetylase: MIAIKNSKFFKDEELITDATVLIAEGVIQDITKDAVPAGYEVIDGQGSYLSPGFIDLQIYGSGGNLFSAYPTADTLKQMDEDLISKGTTGFLVCLATNTLETFKRAIEAAKAYQSQARAFLGLHLEGPYLNPGRLGAHPLEYVHKATLEEVKWLLDDADGVVKMMTIAHELQDDAVIEYLLEQGIVLSLGHSNADFEQANHAFGSGFTTTTHLYNAMPSIHHRNPGLPAAVFNHPTAMASIIADGAHVDLEIIKMTYKLMPERLFLITDAVTACTIGPYKHQLEGSRYVTPEGTISGSNITLLDAVNNCVKHCHIPLSAAINMASLRPAEVLKIDDRYGQIAIGKVADLLLITDNLTLQKVFAGGLLNV
- the tsf gene encoding translation elongation factor Ts, translated to MSVQISAADVNKLRQQTGAGMMDCKKALIEANGDFEAAVDYLRKKGAKVAASRQDRDSNEGVVIAKATADGKRGVVVELNCETDFVAKNADFIALANKFTDLAVEKNPATLEELLALEIDGQKVSDIIVENTGKIGEKIGISKFETVSGEKVIPYIHGNYRLGVLVALNQAVAGADEAGKDVAMQIAAMNPVALDKADVDTHTIEREMEIAKEQIRAEGKPEEMVEKIAAGKLNKFYKDSTLLNQEFVKDSSKDVRKFLNDTAKDLTVTAFKRVQLGS
- the rpsB gene encoding 30S ribosomal protein S2; amino-acid sequence: MARTTYQDLLDAGVHFGHLTRKWNPKMAPYIFMERNGIHIIDLNKTLTKTEEAASAIKQIVKSGRKILFVATKKQAKEIVADQAKKVNMPFVTERWLGGMLTNFQTVRKSIKKMSNIDKMTKDGTYSILSKKERLMIQRERIKLESLLGGIADLNRLPAAIFLIDVKKEHIAVSEALKLNIPTFAMVDTNSDPSNIDFPIPANDDATKSISLITDVIIKAIEEGLDERKREKDDEAEKEAVAAKTAADAPETAAPGARRARKENAETEEGTSEA
- the rpsI gene encoding 30S ribosomal protein S9 encodes the protein MSVTNTSGRRKTAVARIYMKEGNGTITVNSKDHKVYFPTLPLQYIVNQSFEVSELAGQYDVQVNVAGGGIKGQAEAVRLAIAKAIVEIDAEKKPALRAKGLMTRDMRMVERKKPGRKKARKKFQFSKR
- the rplM gene encoding 50S ribosomal protein L13; the protein is MNTLSYKTVSANAKTVNKQWIVVDAQGEILGRLSSKIAMIIRGKNKPEYTPHVDCGDNVIVINADKIKLTGNKMNDKQYISYTGYPGGQRFISPKELLAKHPTRVVEKAVRGMLPKTKLGKKLYTNLFVYAGTEHPHAAQSPKTITL